In Gossypium raimondii isolate GPD5lz chromosome 12, ASM2569854v1, whole genome shotgun sequence, a single window of DNA contains:
- the LOC105762685 gene encoding UDP-rhamnose/UDP-galactose transporter 1, with protein sequence MEAEKKHSSAVSNVGAWAMNVISSVGLIMANKQLMSPTGHAFAFATTLTGFHFCTTALIGLVSNATGYTTKKNVPLWELLWFSVVANTSITAMNLSLMLNSVGFYQISKLSMIPVVCFLEWLLNGKHYSSKVKMAVVVVVIGVGVCTVTDVKINAHGFLCACVAVLSTSLQQISIGSLQKKYSIGSFELLSQTAPIQALSLLLLGPFVDYFLTGKLLASYKISSAAFFFIVLSCSLAVFCNISQYLCIGRFSAVSFQVLGHMKTVCVLILGWMLFDSELTLKNILGMSIAVNGMIIYSWAVEGDKPMQYRKDATSDVKVLMKQVDGSSLLKDVELGKSQG encoded by the exons ATGGAGGCAGAGAAGAAACATTCATCAGCCGTTTCTAATGTGGGAGCTTGGGCAATGAACGTTATTAGCTCCGTCGGGTTAATCATGGCCAACAAGCAACTCATGTCCCCTACCGGTCATGCCTTCGCTTTTG CGACAACATTAACTGGGTTCCACTTTTGTACAACTGCCTTAATCGGTTTGGTGTCAAATGCCACTGGTTACACAACAAAAAAGAATGTTCCTTTGTGGGAGCTTCTTTGGTTCTCGGTTGTTGCCAATACTTCAATTACCGCGATGAACTTGAGCCTCATGTTGAATTCGGTTGGATTTTATCAG ATTTCAAAGCTAAGTATGATTCCTGTTGTTTGTTTTCTGGAATGGCTCCTCAATGGTAAACATTACTCGAGTAAAGTCAAGATGgcagtggtggtggtggtgattGGTGTGGGTGTTTGTACAGTTACTGATGTAAAAATTAACGCGCATGGCTTTCTTTGTGCCTGTGTAGCTGTCCTATCTACCTCCTTACAACAAATT TCAATTGGGTCCTTACAGAAGAAGTACTCAATAGGATCTTTTGAACTGCTTAGCCAAACAGCTCCAATCCAAGCTTTATCTCTTTTGTTGCTTGGTCCATTCGTTGATTACTTCCTCACTGGCAAGTTACTAGCAAGTTATAAGATCTCCTCAGCTGCATTT TTTTTCATAGTACTGTCATGTTCCTTAGCTGTTTTCTGCAACATAAGCCAGTACCTGTGCATTGGACGATTCTCGGCAGTGTCTTTCCAAGTGCTAGGACACATGAAAACAGTATGCGTGTTGATATTAGGATGGATGCTGTTTGATTCAGAGCTGACATTGAAAAACATACTAGGGATGAGCATAGCTGTGAATGGGATGATAATATATAGTTGGGCAGTTGAGGGAGATAAGCCAATGCAATACCGAAAAGATGCTACATCAGATGTAAAGGTACTGATGAAGCAAGTGGACGGCTCATCACTACTCAAGGACGTTGAGCTTGGCAAATCTCAAGGATAG